The following proteins come from a genomic window of Candidatus Sericytochromatia bacterium:
- a CDS encoding HD domain-containing phosphohydrolase: protein MESAWGARASEIAEGLGLPKVSCGTFSAAYWTGLVEWAHESPRSQRRSRHARWLARWRQDLSLEALSLLLFHVDQALREATWQLGLPAPDWHALLEVIRQYTASLLDELASLSQASHQQLLQRREEQAAMQRFLELMDAPGRPEDTLAVMVREVARVLRCEVCAILLPGPADPHMLQLAAIAAPTIIARAVAEMGFPLSDGGLVSQVFLTGAPATSLASDETQGIPDGALNGLESLGFAHLMVHPLTFQGRAQGVLCLANRFDDLSWQPGEQNWLSAVSSQLAMWLRLVRQELLLRDEEREAGAWAERLLGLADPALVQHGEAVSRLASAIGQQLGLSPSRLRALELAGRLHDIGLVFLPETLRRRPGPLWPEERQLVERHPLRGAELLRGIPALAEVVPLILQHHERWDGQGYPDGRRGDDVPLEARILALAEAYVSLTVPQVYRAPMGAVEAMSEVRSLAGSAYDPLVVQALESLTEQGLPALEGAASSAPGTRAREDLSLLGYAGRLTEGIQSLTSHVTEHGANLSFWRAVEELCGHDAAMLWVRDAEGRLRLLETHGALRLSPGATASADSLEAQALVRRIPLGTGDPHQENRFAIPTWVVEGGYRSLVAFPLLVGERAWGVMTLLKRTHAPFSGPEFMLAELAASCAAWGLYQRLHRGRPLPEKGVRA from the coding sequence ATGGAATCCGCCTGGGGCGCCCGTGCCTCGGAAATTGCCGAGGGGCTGGGCCTTCCCAAGGTTTCCTGCGGCACATTTTCTGCGGCGTACTGGACGGGTCTGGTGGAGTGGGCGCACGAGTCGCCCCGGTCGCAGCGACGCTCGCGCCACGCCCGCTGGTTGGCCAGGTGGCGCCAGGACTTGAGCCTGGAAGCCCTCTCTTTGCTGTTGTTCCACGTCGACCAGGCATTGCGGGAGGCCACGTGGCAACTGGGACTGCCGGCACCGGATTGGCACGCCTTGCTGGAAGTGATCCGGCAGTATACGGCGAGCCTCTTGGATGAGCTGGCCAGCCTCTCCCAGGCGAGCCACCAGCAACTCCTCCAGCGCCGAGAAGAGCAAGCCGCGATGCAGCGTTTTCTCGAGTTGATGGATGCGCCAGGGCGGCCGGAAGACACCCTGGCCGTGATGGTGAGGGAAGTGGCGCGCGTGCTGCGATGTGAGGTGTGCGCCATCCTGCTGCCGGGTCCCGCTGACCCTCACATGCTTCAACTTGCGGCGATCGCCGCCCCGACCATCATCGCGCGCGCGGTGGCCGAAATGGGCTTTCCACTGTCGGACGGTGGGCTGGTTTCCCAGGTTTTTCTGACAGGCGCACCGGCCACCTCGCTGGCCTCGGATGAGACGCAAGGAATACCGGATGGCGCTCTCAATGGGCTCGAAAGCTTAGGTTTTGCTCATTTGATGGTCCATCCCCTGACGTTTCAGGGACGGGCTCAGGGCGTCTTGTGTCTCGCCAATCGCTTCGACGACCTGTCGTGGCAGCCCGGCGAACAAAACTGGCTGAGCGCTGTTTCGAGCCAGCTGGCGATGTGGTTGCGACTGGTCCGGCAGGAGCTATTATTGCGAGACGAGGAACGAGAAGCCGGAGCCTGGGCCGAACGACTCCTGGGTCTGGCAGATCCGGCGCTGGTGCAGCACGGAGAGGCTGTCTCGCGGCTCGCTTCAGCGATCGGCCAGCAACTGGGGTTGTCGCCTTCTCGTCTTCGAGCGCTGGAATTGGCAGGACGGTTGCACGACATCGGGCTGGTGTTTTTACCGGAGACCCTTCGCCGACGGCCAGGCCCCCTGTGGCCCGAAGAACGTCAACTTGTCGAGCGCCACCCCTTGCGCGGGGCTGAACTCTTGAGAGGAATCCCCGCCCTGGCAGAGGTCGTTCCCCTGATCCTGCAACACCACGAGCGCTGGGATGGGCAAGGCTATCCCGACGGGCGGCGGGGGGACGACGTTCCGCTCGAGGCGAGGATCCTCGCGCTGGCGGAAGCCTACGTCTCCCTGACCGTGCCGCAGGTCTACCGAGCACCGATGGGCGCCGTTGAAGCCATGAGTGAAGTTCGCTCGCTGGCCGGCTCGGCTTACGACCCCTTGGTGGTCCAAGCCCTGGAAAGTTTGACGGAGCAGGGTCTGCCTGCCCTGGAGGGGGCAGCGTCGAGTGCGCCTGGGACGCGGGCTCGGGAAGACCTCAGCCTGCTGGGATATGCGGGGCGCTTGACCGAAGGGATTCAATCTCTCACCTCGCACGTGACGGAGCACGGCGCCAACCTGAGTTTCTGGCGTGCCGTGGAGGAACTGTGTGGCCATGATGCCGCGATGCTCTGGGTGCGGGATGCCGAGGGTCGGCTGCGCCTGCTGGAAACCCACGGCGCCTTGCGCCTTTCACCTGGCGCCACGGCTTCTGCAGACAGCCTGGAGGCACAGGCCCTGGTTCGACGAATTCCACTCGGAACTGGCGACCCGCACCAAGAGAACCGATTCGCCATTCCGACCTGGGTCGTGGAGGGTGGCTACCGGAGTCTCGTCGCCTTCCCTTTGCTGGTTGGCGAGCGCGCCTGGGGGGTGATGACCCTGCTCAAACGCACCCACGCACCGTTTTCCGGCCCTGAATTCATGTTGGCGGAGCTGGCGGCCAGCTGTGCCGCGTGGGGTCTTTATCAGCGTCTGCATCGTGGTAGACCCTTGCCCGAGAAAGGGGTGCGCGCGTGA
- a CDS encoding amidohydrolase family protein: MVPSYLLVDFHAHLRGTTALQLPDDRSGIYLKELADLMEPLTRQVAGLCGMHFRDPFSRFLYRSINDYAVQEVKRVFEKYTVELLIQSMDRSGIGHTVVCPIDPFFSTQDLAQAIQPYPGKFSLFATADPARLDCLERLERDLSDHPVVGLKLNPARAESVSEEKRMTELLALAQSRSLPVFIHTGAVPFETEGFDDLTALGEVCAAFPRVSITIAHIGWDQHAKVIALAERFHHVSVETSWQPPKVIRQAVDRLGVHRVLMGSDFPLLQQTAAYDNVTQALTPLEARAVSSRNAQRLLGLAS; this comes from the coding sequence ATGGTTCCGAGCTACTTGCTTGTCGATTTTCACGCGCACCTGCGAGGAACGACGGCCCTCCAACTTCCAGATGACCGCAGTGGCATCTACCTGAAGGAGTTGGCCGACCTGATGGAACCCTTGACCCGTCAGGTGGCTGGACTTTGCGGTATGCACTTTCGCGACCCGTTCAGCCGCTTCCTTTACCGCAGCATCAACGATTATGCGGTTCAAGAGGTCAAGCGGGTTTTCGAGAAGTACACGGTGGAGCTGCTGATCCAGAGCATGGACCGAAGCGGCATTGGCCACACCGTGGTATGCCCCATCGACCCCTTTTTCAGCACGCAGGACCTGGCGCAAGCCATTCAACCCTATCCTGGAAAGTTCAGTCTCTTTGCCACTGCGGACCCCGCCCGCCTGGATTGCCTTGAGCGGCTGGAGCGAGACTTGAGCGATCACCCCGTGGTCGGCCTCAAGCTGAATCCGGCGCGGGCGGAATCCGTGAGCGAAGAAAAGCGGATGACGGAGTTACTCGCCCTGGCTCAGTCACGTTCATTGCCGGTCTTCATTCATACGGGTGCGGTTCCCTTCGAAACGGAGGGATTCGATGACCTGACAGCACTCGGCGAGGTCTGTGCGGCATTTCCGCGCGTCAGTATCACGATCGCTCACATTGGCTGGGACCAGCACGCCAAGGTGATTGCCCTGGCGGAGCGTTTCCATCACGTTTCGGTGGAAACGTCCTGGCAGCCGCCCAAGGTCATCAGGCAAGCGGTCGATCGGCTTGGGGTCCATCGCGTCCTGATGGGCTCAGACTTCCCTCTTCTCCAGCAGACCGCCGCCTATGACAACGTCACCCAAGCTTTGACGCCGCTTGAGGCCAGAGCAGTCTCCAGCCGAAATGCCCAGCGCTTGTTGGGACTTGCCTCGTGA
- a CDS encoding lysophospholipid acyltransferase family protein, with translation MPSSTQEHYHAFKRWLGPCLGELACPTQVVGARHIPATGPALLVCNHRSWMDPYLISSRTRRMIHWVMAPFVASIPFLGKLMQEAGGLPILRNSDRRVDALIGDVVAELRRGSLVGIFPEGTDPFLTPRAPDKTSPFHRTFARAALAADIPGLKIVPACIYPIREAQLAPLPAAWLRALAPDEPIFQLESLELRVYQEALVLIGEPLTPDAGYQTLDVRGSIATSFRHEQRIRALVKQVKSRVDALLREAAEWSQLRAPRAPLRG, from the coding sequence ATGCCAAGTTCGACTCAGGAGCATTACCACGCCTTCAAGCGATGGCTGGGGCCGTGCCTGGGTGAACTGGCCTGCCCCACCCAAGTCGTGGGGGCTCGCCACATTCCTGCCACGGGACCCGCCCTGCTGGTGTGTAACCATCGCAGTTGGATGGACCCTTACCTGATTTCCTCCCGCACCCGCCGCATGATCCATTGGGTCATGGCGCCCTTCGTGGCCTCGATACCCTTCCTGGGGAAGCTGATGCAGGAGGCGGGGGGACTTCCCATCCTCCGAAACAGCGATCGCCGCGTGGATGCCTTGATCGGAGATGTCGTTGCTGAATTGCGACGCGGCTCCCTGGTCGGTATCTTTCCGGAGGGAACAGATCCATTTCTGACACCGCGGGCCCCAGATAAAACCAGCCCCTTCCATCGCACCTTTGCACGGGCAGCCTTGGCGGCCGATATTCCTGGTTTGAAAATAGTGCCCGCGTGCATCTATCCCATCCGGGAGGCGCAACTTGCGCCGCTCCCCGCTGCCTGGCTCCGCGCCCTGGCTCCTGATGAACCCATTTTCCAGCTCGAATCGTTGGAACTCCGAGTCTACCAGGAGGCCCTGGTCCTGATTGGGGAACCCTTGACACCCGACGCGGGATACCAGACCCTTGACGTTCGAGGCAGCATAGCCACTTCATTCAGGCACGAGCAACGCATCAGGGCTTTGGTGAAGCAGGTCAAGAGTCGGGTTGACGCGCTCCTGAGAGAGGCTGCCGAATGGTCTCAACTGAGGGCACCTCGCGCACCGTTGCGCGGATAA
- a CDS encoding long-chain fatty acid--CoA ligase translates to MARATHLTAAFLATVARHGKRPALSHKAKGTWKTRNYEDYGRLARLLALALLELGVQEGDRVALLSENRPEWVMADQAILMAGAVTVPLYPTLTASQTAYILNNSEARLIFLSTEAQVEKLMTLRGQLPHLEHAVVMNEIPQRPDQRAIFSWDDLIALGSRVEDKHQADLNRRMSNLGPSNLATIVYTSGTTGEPKGAMLTHGNLMSNVAEVVPLIGLKESDSSLSFLPLSHVLERISNFSAVAAGAHVYFAQSVESVADDLVDVRPTMLTSVPRLFEKIKARVLDRVSKESLPKRAVFEWARQVGEAYVEALQQGAPRPFDLAFKQQVADAIVFSKIRDRTGGRLRLCISGGAPLASDVGRFFAMLGIEIVEGYGLTETSPVVAFNRPGEVRFGTVGRPLPGVEVRLAEDGELLVRGPNVMAGYFRNAEATRQAIDEDGFFHTGDVAEIDPDGRIRIVDRKKEIIVMSNGKNVAPQPIENALKSSQLIEQAMLIGDRRNYITALIVPNPEALESFAKEQRLVGLSHAELLGNSQVQALFAREIDSISKTFARYEQVKRFTLLPRAFDPNQDEMTPTLKVKRRVIQAHFQAEIEAMYAEESVTA, encoded by the coding sequence ATGGCCAGAGCAACACACCTGACTGCCGCTTTTTTGGCGACGGTGGCCCGTCACGGCAAGCGCCCAGCCCTGTCGCACAAGGCGAAGGGCACCTGGAAAACCAGAAACTATGAGGACTACGGTCGTCTGGCCAGATTGCTGGCGTTGGCGTTGCTGGAACTCGGGGTTCAAGAAGGTGATCGGGTGGCGCTGCTGTCCGAGAACCGCCCCGAGTGGGTGATGGCGGACCAGGCCATTCTGATGGCCGGAGCCGTCACCGTTCCGCTCTATCCGACGTTGACGGCTTCCCAGACGGCCTACATTTTGAACAATAGCGAAGCGCGTCTGATTTTCCTCTCCACCGAGGCTCAAGTGGAAAAACTCATGACGCTGCGGGGCCAGTTACCCCACCTCGAACACGCGGTGGTGATGAACGAGATCCCCCAACGGCCGGACCAGCGCGCCATCTTCAGCTGGGATGATCTGATCGCCCTGGGCAGTCGTGTGGAAGACAAGCATCAGGCGGACTTGAACCGCCGGATGAGCAATCTGGGGCCCTCCAATCTCGCCACTATCGTTTACACCAGCGGCACCACGGGGGAACCGAAAGGCGCCATGCTGACCCACGGCAATCTGATGTCCAATGTGGCAGAGGTGGTTCCTCTGATTGGCCTGAAGGAGTCGGACTCGTCCCTGTCTTTCTTGCCGCTCTCCCACGTGCTCGAGCGAATCTCAAATTTTTCCGCGGTTGCGGCGGGGGCGCACGTTTACTTTGCCCAGAGCGTTGAATCCGTGGCAGACGACCTGGTGGACGTTCGTCCCACGATGCTTACCTCGGTTCCCCGTCTGTTCGAGAAGATCAAGGCGCGTGTGCTGGACCGAGTGAGCAAAGAGAGCTTACCGAAGCGAGCCGTGTTCGAATGGGCCCGGCAGGTCGGGGAGGCCTATGTGGAGGCCCTGCAGCAGGGGGCTCCACGTCCATTCGACCTCGCCTTCAAGCAACAGGTTGCCGATGCGATTGTTTTCAGCAAGATCCGCGATCGCACGGGAGGTCGTTTACGTCTGTGTATCAGCGGTGGCGCGCCTCTGGCTTCCGACGTGGGCCGTTTCTTCGCCATGCTGGGAATCGAGATCGTCGAGGGCTATGGGCTCACGGAGACGAGTCCTGTGGTGGCCTTCAACCGGCCTGGAGAGGTTCGCTTTGGCACGGTTGGACGACCGCTGCCTGGGGTAGAGGTGCGGCTGGCCGAGGACGGGGAACTGCTGGTGCGTGGGCCCAATGTCATGGCGGGCTACTTCAGAAATGCCGAGGCAACCCGACAAGCCATCGACGAGGACGGATTCTTTCACACAGGTGACGTGGCGGAAATCGACCCGGATGGGCGAATCCGGATCGTGGACCGCAAGAAGGAAATCATCGTGATGTCGAACGGTAAGAATGTGGCGCCTCAGCCGATCGAGAACGCCCTGAAGTCGAGTCAACTGATCGAACAGGCCATGTTGATTGGCGATCGCCGAAATTACATCACGGCGCTGATCGTCCCGAATCCGGAGGCACTGGAAAGCTTCGCGAAGGAGCAGCGATTGGTTGGTCTGTCTCACGCGGAGTTGTTGGGAAATTCCCAGGTGCAGGCTCTCTTTGCTCGCGAAATCGATTCCATCTCCAAGACGTTCGCGCGCTACGAGCAAGTCAAGCGTTTCACCTTGCTGCCGCGGGCGTTTGACCCGAATCAGGACGAGATGACCCCGACCCTCAAGGTCAAGCGACGGGTGATTCAAGCCCACTTCCAGGCGGAAATCGAAGCCATGTACGCGGAAGAGAGCGTGACAGCCTGA
- a CDS encoding lysylphosphatidylglycerol synthase transmembrane domain-containing protein, protein MFGKKSNLIGLALSGICLFLVFRKVDTTRLLASLSGLNVGYLLAALGVFLSTFLVRALRWKTLLSTSQALPTRQVLGIVMIGYMANNLLPARLGEFVRAYVLRVRTGIRKSTSLATILVERIFDGLSLLFILGALLLAHKLGWLSLKHDFPDSIQWAGGFAGAVFVSAFAVLLALEMHAPLGDTIRGLLRKWLPDGLATRLCELLDAFVEGIGCVRNAGVMAFVMGASLLIWSIEGVTYALVGQAFHLELPLRAFLITMVIVNLGTLIPSAPGFIGTFQLFCWISLGLFAIPKETAVSYGLVLNLLEYLPVTIIGVACLLAMNLSFRSVVRGQNQPEPEGNAT, encoded by the coding sequence GTGTTCGGCAAGAAAAGCAATCTGATCGGTCTCGCGCTCTCAGGCATCTGTCTCTTTCTGGTGTTCCGCAAGGTCGATACCACCAGGTTGCTGGCCTCGTTGTCAGGGTTGAACGTGGGCTACCTGTTGGCCGCCCTGGGAGTGTTTCTGAGTACTTTTCTGGTGCGGGCGCTCCGATGGAAAACCTTGTTGAGCACCAGTCAGGCGCTTCCCACCCGTCAGGTTCTGGGCATCGTGATGATAGGCTACATGGCCAACAATCTCTTGCCCGCCCGATTGGGAGAATTTGTGCGGGCCTACGTCTTGCGCGTGCGAACGGGGATTCGCAAGAGCACCAGCCTGGCGACCATTCTGGTCGAACGCATCTTTGATGGTCTGTCTTTGCTGTTCATTCTGGGAGCCTTGCTGCTGGCCCACAAGTTGGGCTGGTTATCACTCAAGCACGACTTCCCGGACTCGATTCAGTGGGCAGGCGGCTTCGCCGGCGCGGTGTTTGTGAGCGCCTTTGCCGTGTTGCTGGCGTTGGAGATGCATGCGCCGCTGGGTGACACCATTCGTGGTCTGCTTCGCAAGTGGCTCCCGGATGGGCTTGCCACGCGATTGTGCGAGTTACTGGATGCTTTTGTGGAGGGGATCGGTTGCGTGCGGAATGCAGGCGTCATGGCGTTTGTGATGGGCGCCTCGTTGCTGATCTGGAGCATTGAGGGCGTCACCTACGCCTTGGTGGGGCAAGCGTTTCATCTGGAGCTGCCTCTGAGGGCTTTTCTCATCACCATGGTGATCGTCAATCTGGGCACTCTGATTCCCTCGGCGCCTGGATTCATTGGCACCTTCCAACTGTTTTGTTGGATCTCGTTGGGGCTCTTTGCCATTCCCAAAGAGACCGCCGTGAGTTACGGACTGGTGCTGAATTTGCTGGAATATCTCCCGGTCACCATCATTGGAGTGGCGTGCCTGCTGGCCATGAATCTCTCCTTCCGCAGCGTGGTGCGAGGCCAGAATCAACCTGAACCAGAGGGCAACGCCACCTGA
- a CDS encoding HAD family hydrolase: MKPARAVFLDRDGTINVEAGYIRELDNLRLAPGAAAAIKRLNEAGILAIVVTNQSGPARGYYAESWIDCLHERLVDLLKAEGAFLDDIFYCPHLPDGIVPEYSFACACRKPEPGMLLAAADKFQLDPQFSYMIGDKATDVEVGQRVKSRTVLLRSGYGEQVLAGAYQWPCRPDHIADDLEAAIEWVFQDIAAPPRV, translated from the coding sequence GTGAAACCAGCACGCGCGGTATTTTTGGACCGAGACGGGACGATCAACGTTGAGGCGGGCTACATTCGGGAACTGGACAATCTGCGTCTGGCACCTGGAGCGGCGGCCGCCATCAAGCGACTGAATGAGGCTGGCATCCTGGCCATTGTCGTGACCAACCAGAGCGGCCCGGCGCGGGGCTACTACGCCGAATCTTGGATTGATTGCTTGCACGAGCGACTCGTTGACCTGCTCAAGGCTGAAGGCGCTTTTCTTGACGACATATTCTATTGCCCTCATCTCCCTGATGGAATCGTGCCGGAGTACAGCTTTGCCTGCGCGTGCCGCAAGCCGGAACCTGGAATGCTGCTGGCCGCCGCGGACAAGTTCCAACTTGACCCGCAGTTCTCCTACATGATTGGCGACAAGGCCACGGACGTGGAGGTGGGACAACGAGTCAAGAGCAGGACTGTGCTGCTTCGTTCGGGCTACGGCGAACAGGTGCTGGCGGGGGCCTACCAGTGGCCGTGTCGGCCTGATCACATCGCGGATGACCTGGAAGCGGCAATCGAATGGGTCTTCCAGGACATCGCGGCCCCCCCGCGTGTCTAG
- the murJ gene encoding murein biosynthesis integral membrane protein MurJ produces MSSSLFGVASTIALLTLLSKGFGFGRELVIAGVFGASVAKDAYTAAYIIPSFSLVMLGGLTGPFHTAAQKVLATLRQQGREDDMPDVMASITLIVSLVLGACALLTYWAAPAAIRLVAFQASDATFDLAVMQLRIMAPLILLGGWIGILCGVSNDQGDFTRPSLSPLIASLAVILAVLLRPDPLTLAWGTLLGAFGQLILQLPAAWKLWGGSVHLTRLSWRTAEAKSIWHMLLPACVSSGVGTLSVIIGTNFASSLPAGSISVFDFANKLLQLPLGILMTALLIPLFPLLTRAVVAKDDTSLTHHLNRGLTTIAYATFPLMAYFLAGGLPLVTVVYQRGAFDRQDTLATTSVLGICALGIASYAARDLMVRVFYASNDGRTPLLVSVASLALTTLGMALVVKPYGLEGLAAITALVTTVNCGLNAGLLKRRIPGWKLAGVIRHASRAASAALAAGLATWAIANQFPLTDDSSRTWLLLVLQTGVFLTVYLLVVLVVSEPEMRLAWRNRLLERLKNPR; encoded by the coding sequence GTGTCTAGCAGCCTGTTCGGCGTCGCCTCCACGATCGCCTTGCTCACCCTGCTGAGCAAGGGATTTGGATTCGGCCGTGAACTCGTGATTGCCGGAGTGTTCGGCGCGAGCGTGGCCAAGGATGCCTACACGGCCGCCTACATCATTCCTTCGTTCTCCTTGGTCATGCTCGGCGGGTTGACAGGACCGTTTCATACGGCCGCCCAAAAGGTTCTGGCGACCCTGCGCCAGCAGGGTCGGGAAGATGACATGCCTGATGTGATGGCTTCCATCACCTTGATCGTGTCGCTGGTCTTGGGGGCGTGTGCCCTGCTGACGTATTGGGCGGCTCCCGCCGCGATCAGGCTGGTGGCCTTTCAGGCCTCGGATGCGACTTTCGACCTCGCGGTGATGCAACTGCGGATCATGGCCCCACTGATTCTGCTGGGCGGCTGGATCGGCATCTTGTGCGGCGTCTCGAATGACCAGGGAGACTTTACCCGACCCAGCCTCTCGCCTTTGATCGCAAGTTTGGCGGTCATCCTGGCCGTCTTGCTGAGACCCGACCCGCTCACGCTGGCCTGGGGGACCCTACTGGGGGCCTTCGGGCAGTTGATTCTGCAACTGCCTGCGGCCTGGAAACTGTGGGGGGGAAGCGTCCATCTCACCCGGTTGTCGTGGAGAACGGCTGAGGCCAAAAGCATCTGGCACATGCTCCTACCCGCTTGTGTCAGTTCAGGGGTGGGAACGCTATCCGTCATCATTGGAACCAATTTTGCCTCAAGCTTGCCGGCGGGTTCGATCAGCGTATTCGACTTCGCCAACAAACTTCTGCAGCTGCCACTCGGGATTCTCATGACGGCCCTGCTCATCCCCCTGTTCCCCCTGCTGACACGGGCCGTGGTGGCCAAGGATGATACATCTCTGACCCATCATCTGAATCGAGGGCTCACCACCATCGCCTACGCCACGTTTCCCTTGATGGCCTACTTCTTGGCGGGCGGATTGCCACTCGTGACGGTCGTTTACCAGCGTGGTGCCTTCGACCGGCAGGACACCTTGGCCACCACCAGCGTGCTGGGAATCTGCGCGCTGGGTATCGCCAGCTACGCCGCTCGAGACCTGATGGTGCGTGTTTTCTACGCGAGCAATGATGGAAGAACACCGCTGCTGGTCAGTGTGGCTTCTCTGGCGTTGACCACGTTGGGTATGGCTTTGGTGGTAAAACCCTATGGACTCGAGGGGCTAGCGGCCATCACGGCCTTGGTCACAACCGTGAACTGCGGCTTGAACGCCGGCTTGTTGAAGCGTCGAATACCCGGCTGGAAATTAGCCGGAGTGATTCGCCACGCGAGCCGTGCCGCTTCAGCGGCGTTGGCTGCTGGCCTGGCCACCTGGGCAATCGCCAACCAGTTTCCGCTTACGGATGACTCCTCGCGAACGTGGCTGCTGCTCGTGCTTCAAACCGGCGTGTTTTTAACCGTCTATCTGCTGGTGGTCTTGGTTGTCTCCGAACCCGAAATGCGTTTGGCCTGGCGTAATCGTCTGCTCGAACGACTGAAAAACCCGCGCTGA
- a CDS encoding DUF4388 domain-containing protein — protein MTFSSNLLLEGNLGPISLPNLLQLIALEQKSAVLSLTRVEIGQMAELVFHSGELVNARVNHLVGDAAVYRIISWWNAGTFKLIAIDTDVEMPPPDVTSRVDYLLLEGMRQMDATQHYRQLLPALTSAVSFTQSALDSFSWDRADPPEWIPTYVRNLPRSFTMAQLHQACLLDELRLANLMRLLLSTQAVRVHGESGGGGGPYGGGGQVAPSTRYQAFAQLLMEYVGYEQAHTILDQVLYDLAWNDLDGATFSQLLDLCDRLSHALMPHLEKKQVTDAIRRLRARTTSLV, from the coding sequence GTGACTTTTTCATCGAACTTGCTGCTGGAGGGAAATCTCGGCCCCATCAGCCTCCCCAATCTACTCCAGCTCATTGCGCTCGAACAAAAGTCGGCCGTTCTTTCCCTGACGCGAGTGGAAATCGGGCAGATGGCCGAGCTGGTCTTTCACTCGGGCGAACTGGTCAATGCACGAGTCAATCATTTGGTTGGTGACGCAGCGGTGTACCGGATTATTTCGTGGTGGAATGCCGGGACATTCAAGTTGATTGCCATCGACACCGATGTGGAGATGCCCCCTCCCGATGTCACCAGCCGAGTGGACTATTTACTCTTGGAAGGGATGCGTCAGATGGACGCGACCCAGCACTACCGCCAGCTGTTACCGGCATTGACCAGTGCCGTTTCGTTCACTCAGAGCGCCCTCGATTCCTTCAGCTGGGATCGGGCTGACCCTCCGGAATGGATACCAACCTACGTCCGCAACCTTCCGCGGTCCTTCACCATGGCGCAACTGCATCAGGCTTGTTTGCTGGATGAATTGCGGCTGGCAAATCTGATGAGATTGCTGCTCTCCACGCAGGCCGTTCGGGTTCACGGGGAAAGCGGCGGAGGCGGTGGCCCCTATGGAGGGGGCGGACAGGTGGCTCCGAGCACCCGCTATCAGGCCTTCGCCCAGTTGTTGATGGAATACGTTGGGTATGAACAGGCGCATACCATTCTTGACCAAGTGCTTTACGACCTGGCTTGGAACGACCTGGATGGAGCCACGTTCAGTCAATTACTCGATCTGTGCGATCGCTTGAGCCACGCTCTGATGCCACATTTGGAGAAGAAACAGGTCACGGATGCCATCCGACGTTTGCGTGCCAGAACCACCAGCCTGGTTTAG
- the alr gene encoding alanine racemase: protein MIETSLSAFQRAHLTSAMEQANLRGAWLGIDLVALSENLRAIKSLLAPTTRIMAVVKADAYGHGAAMVAEAALHHGASSLGVATVEEGAKLRRSGHKSPILVLGIVPDAAYEAAIRHELQLTVSSGRQVQVIERVARGLGRKVDVHLKVNTGMTRVGCELHEAGGLAQYLLHSADLHLAGLSSHLSSADAPQPHDTDRQLGKFQELANRIRAHAHGITCHVANSAGTLFYPNAHFDMVRVGLAMYGHLPASADHSPVSLAPVMSVRARISQVKDVHAGARVGYDLTWIAPSATRLALIPVGYADGLPRALSNRGLALVRGQVCPMVGRISMDQTVLDVGALTVEPGEEVTLMGGQGATALSVDTWAEATGSINYEVLCGLGQRLPRVYYR from the coding sequence GTGATCGAGACGAGTCTGTCCGCATTTCAGCGTGCCCACCTCACCAGCGCGATGGAGCAGGCCAACCTCCGGGGCGCGTGGCTGGGCATCGACCTGGTGGCGTTGTCTGAGAATCTGCGCGCCATCAAGTCCCTGCTTGCCCCTACAACTCGGATCATGGCGGTGGTCAAAGCGGACGCCTACGGCCACGGGGCAGCCATGGTCGCAGAAGCGGCCCTTCATCATGGGGCCTCGTCTTTGGGGGTCGCCACGGTGGAGGAGGGCGCCAAGCTTCGTCGCTCGGGCCACAAATCCCCCATCCTGGTTCTGGGTATCGTGCCCGATGCGGCCTACGAGGCGGCCATCCGGCACGAGTTGCAGTTGACGGTCAGTTCCGGTCGACAGGTACAGGTGATCGAACGCGTCGCCCGAGGTCTCGGCCGCAAGGTCGACGTTCATCTCAAAGTGAACACGGGGATGACCAGGGTAGGGTGCGAATTGCACGAAGCCGGCGGCCTGGCCCAGTACCTGCTCCATTCTGCGGATCTTCATCTGGCTGGGCTTTCGTCCCACCTGTCTTCGGCGGATGCCCCGCAGCCTCACGATACCGACCGGCAACTGGGCAAATTCCAGGAATTGGCCAACCGCATCCGCGCCCACGCTCACGGAATCACCTGCCACGTGGCCAACAGTGCGGGCACCCTCTTCTACCCGAATGCCCATTTCGATATGGTCCGCGTGGGTCTGGCCATGTACGGTCACCTTCCCGCTTCGGCCGACCATTCGCCGGTCTCTCTGGCCCCCGTCATGAGCGTGCGCGCACGCATTTCGCAGGTGAAGGACGTGCATGCGGGTGCCCGGGTCGGTTACGACCTGACCTGGATAGCGCCAAGTGCCACCCGGCTGGCCCTCATTCCCGTCGGTTACGCCGACGGATTGCCTCGAGCGTTATCCAACCGAGGCTTGGCCCTGGTCCGCGGTCAGGTCTGTCCCATGGTCGGGCGGATCTCCATGGATCAGACCGTCCTCGACGTGGGGGCCCTCACGGTTGAGCCTGGTGAAGAAGTGACCTTGATGGGTGGTCAAGGAGCGACCGCCTTGAGCGTCGACACCTGGGCCGAGGCAACCGGTTCGATCAACTATGAGGTGCTCTGTGGCCTCGGGCAGCGTCTCCCCCGCGTCTACTATCGCTGA